From Pelmatolapia mariae isolate MD_Pm_ZW linkage group LG22, Pm_UMD_F_2, whole genome shotgun sequence, a single genomic window includes:
- the pkib gene encoding cAMP-dependent protein kinase inhibitor beta, with product MTEVEPVLDFASSGRSGRRNALPDILGSPAGVNPGDLPLKLAELSLKDGPGGAQSPTAEEPPAPPESSDGKEGS from the exons ATGACCGAAGTGGAGCCAGTGCTGGACTTTGCCTCCTCGGGGCGCTCAGGGAGGAGAAATGCCCTGCCTGATATCCTGGGCTCTCCAGCAGGTGTAAACCCTGGTGACTTACCTCTAAAACTGGCTGAGCTATCCCTAAAAG ATggtccgggaggggctcagtcACCCACGGCGGAGGAGCCACCAGCACCGCCAGAGAGCTCAGATGGGAAAGAGGGATCATAG